From the genome of Desulfovibrio sp.:
TTCCCTGTTGCCGGTGGCGGCTATGGCCATCTGGCTGGGGAACACCGTCACCCCGTCGCGCAAGCGATTGACCGGGCCGCCCTCCTGGTCGACGCCCACAAAAAGGCCGATGGGGTTGGGGTTCTTGGCTGCCAGAGCCTGGGCCCCGGCGTTCAGGGCGGCCACCTGCCCCAGGTTCTCCACGTTGCCCCAGGCCGAGTAGAGGATGATGCCGCCGATGGCGCGCTTTGAGATCATCTCGGCCAGTTCCGGCGAAACTACGGGCCCCTTGAACGCCACCAGCATCATCTGCCCGACTTTCTCCTCCAGGGTCATGGAAGAGAGAATGCGGTCGGGTGTGGCGGCGTGTCCTTCACAGAAGGGCAGCAGGGCGACAAGGAAGAGAAGGAAAACCTGGCGGGAGAAAGGCGACGAGTGCTTCATGGCTCCTCGTACCCCAAACAGCGGAAAATAGGAATGGTGGGGGCATCCGCTCCCCGGTGTGGTTCATGTTTCCGTGGCGGGTATTGGAACCGCTAGTTCGTGCCGCACCCGGGATGCATGAGCCGCCTTAAGCCTGGCCGAGCCGCACGGCTTCGGAAATGAACCGATGGAGGTTCTCCGACATGCTGCTGGTCATGGAGCCGAACTCAAGGCCTATGCACTTGTTGTCCGGTGTGTTTCTCAGTGATCTGACTGACGCCTTGAACGTGTTGTCGTCCTGAGCGGCCAACTGGCGGCTTTCTAGGACAACCGGCGTGTCGACTCCAAGCTGCGGAGCGCCTGAGTCCGAAGGAAAGACGAAACTGCATCCGCCGTTGCTCAAGTCCGTGATCATTCCGTGCACTTGCTCCTGGCCAGCGTGCAGGACAGCTTCGAACAGACAGTTGATCCGGGTGTGCTTGCGAACGTTGACCAATTCCAGATTTGCCGGATAGCCAAGGAAGAGCATGGGATATGGAGACATGACGAAACGGATGATGTGGCTGTTGAAGGCCACGGCCATGCCCGGGCACAAGGTGTAGCAGGTCATGTTGTTTCCGGAATAGAGCAGGGGATAGATTCTGTTCGGCTCCGTTTCGGCTTGCTTCGGAACGCTGACGAGTATGAACCGTTTCGGGCAGATGCCGATCAGGAAGGAATTGAGACGTTCTTCGAGCCCGTCGATCTCAAGATATAATGGTGTTCCCACAGAGAGTTTAGAGAGGAGCTTTCTGTTGTCGTTCATTGTGTTTTCTCCCGCTTCAAATTTTAAACAACAACAGCGGAGTATGAGTGTAGTAAACTATAACATGTTCTCTACACGGTCGCAGGATTTGCTTTCGCCCCAGCGGTAATCTTGTGCAATTCCATTGAGAGCTTCCTTGCTGGTTCATAGTCTGGAACCAGCAGAAGCGCGTTGTCCACAAACTTGACGGCGTCGTTGTACTCCTTGTTCTTTGAAAATATCATTCCAGCATTGTACGATACGGTAGGATCGTTTTTGTGAAGAGAGGGGTTGATTCGCAGGGCGCGTCGCATACAGGTGCTGGCGTTGTCGAAATCCTCGCCGTCGTTGTATGCTAGGGCAAGATTATAATAGACTATGTCGTTCTCTTTATCTATTTCAAGCGCTCTTTGATATTCATGTACTGCGTCTTTCCACTTGCCTTTCTTCCTCAGAAATATCCCGAGATTGTTGAAGAGGTGGATATGTGACTTGTCAAGATTCGAGCCATGGAT
Proteins encoded in this window:
- a CDS encoding flagellar brake protein, which encodes MNDNRKLLSKLSVGTPLYLEIDGLEERLNSFLIGICPKRFILVSVPKQAETEPNRIYPLLYSGNNMTCYTLCPGMAVAFNSHIIRFVMSPYPMLFLGYPANLELVNVRKHTRINCLFEAVLHAGQEQVHGMITDLSNGGCSFVFPSDSGAPQLGVDTPVVLESRQLAAQDDNTFKASVRSLRNTPDNKCIGLEFGSMTSSMSENLHRFISEAVRLGQA